In a genomic window of Occallatibacter riparius:
- a CDS encoding HigA family addiction module antitoxin: MSIPRKPDERSIPVHPGEFLREDFLTPLGLSANALALALRVPVTRISEIVRERRGITADTALRLARYFGTTPDFWMKMQMAYDLAVASRESKKRIEVEIFPAPRTESGELKARQIA, from the coding sequence ATGAGTATTCCCCGAAAGCCTGACGAGCGCAGCATCCCGGTTCATCCAGGGGAGTTTCTGCGTGAGGATTTTCTTACGCCGCTGGGTTTGTCGGCCAATGCTTTGGCTCTTGCCTTGCGAGTGCCGGTTACGCGCATCTCTGAGATTGTGAGAGAACGCAGAGGCATTACGGCAGATACGGCGCTACGGCTGGCGCGCTATTTCGGAACGACGCCGGATTTTTGGATGAAGATGCAGATGGCATACGATCTCGCGGTTGCGAGCAGGGAGTCGAAGAAGCGGATCGAGGTCGAGATCTTTCCTGCGCCGCGTACGGAATCCGGTGAATTGAAAGCCAGACAGATCGCCTGA
- a CDS encoding c-type cytochrome: MVLMIVLAGGLMGAGAQEAHFAGVPAKDHARANPLAGKPEAVSAGAALYKDHCAECHQADAQGDGKKKPSLRTPAVRSATDGDLEWFLRQGDLRHGMPSWSSLPQAHRWAIVAYLRSLQ, from the coding sequence ATGGTGCTGATGATCGTGCTGGCCGGGGGCCTGATGGGCGCGGGGGCGCAAGAGGCTCATTTCGCCGGAGTTCCGGCGAAGGATCATGCGCGGGCGAATCCGCTGGCGGGGAAGCCCGAGGCGGTCAGCGCGGGAGCGGCGCTCTACAAAGACCACTGTGCGGAGTGCCACCAGGCGGATGCGCAGGGAGATGGCAAGAAGAAGCCTTCGCTGCGGACGCCGGCGGTGCGAAGTGCCACGGACGGGGATCTCGAGTGGTTTTTGCGGCAGGGCGATCTACGGCACGGAATGCCGTCGTGGTCGAGTTTGCCGCAGGCGCATCGGTGGGCGATTGTGGCGTACCTGCGGTCGCTGCAGTAA
- the dnaK gene encoding molecular chaperone DnaK, with translation MAKIIGIDLGTTNSCVAVLEGGEPKVIPNEEGSRTTPSVVGFTKSGERLVGQVAKRQAITNPENTVFSIKRFMGRRFNEVNDEMKMVPYKVTQQGDHVAVVAQGKEYTPPEVSAMILQKLKKAAEAYLGESVSEAVITVPAYFNDAQRQATKDAGKIAGLDVKRIVNEPTAAALAYGLDKKKDETIAVYDFGGGTFDISILEVGEGVIEVKSTNGDTHLGGDNLDQRIVDWLIAEFKQEEGLDLSSKGNEMALQRLKDAAEKAKIELSTTVETEINLPFITADATGPKHLVRKLTRAKLEQMVQDLLERSLEPCKKAMADAGVKTSDIDEVVLVGGQTRMPKIQEMVKTLFGKEPHRGVNPDEVVAVGAAVQAGVLAGEVKDLLLLDVTPLTLAIETLGGVATPMIPRNTTIPTKKTETFSTAADSQTEVEVHVLQGERPMAGQNRTLGKFKLAGIPPAPRGVPQIEVTFDIDANGILNVTAKDNATGKDTRITITSSSGLSKEEVERMAKEAESHAAEDKEKREEIEARNSLDSMVYNIEKMLKESGDKVQASDKGDVETALADAKKVLAENAPAAELKSALEKLTQSSHKLAEAMYKAGSAQAAAGAAPGGEGQSEPHAEQKKDEGIIDAEYVDAEEKK, from the coding sequence ATGGCAAAAATTATCGGAATCGATCTCGGAACCACCAACTCGTGCGTGGCGGTTCTGGAGGGCGGAGAGCCCAAAGTTATCCCCAATGAGGAGGGTTCGCGCACGACGCCCTCGGTGGTCGGTTTCACGAAGTCTGGCGAGCGCCTGGTTGGCCAGGTGGCAAAGCGCCAGGCGATTACCAACCCCGAGAACACAGTTTTCTCGATCAAGCGCTTCATGGGCCGTCGTTTCAACGAAGTGAACGACGAGATGAAGATGGTCCCTTACAAGGTGACGCAGCAGGGCGATCACGTGGCCGTGGTGGCGCAGGGCAAGGAGTACACCCCGCCGGAAGTGTCGGCCATGATTCTGCAGAAGTTGAAGAAGGCGGCGGAAGCCTACCTGGGCGAGAGCGTGAGCGAGGCTGTGATCACGGTTCCGGCCTACTTTAACGACGCGCAGCGCCAGGCTACGAAGGACGCCGGCAAGATCGCCGGACTGGATGTGAAGCGCATTGTGAACGAGCCGACGGCGGCCGCGCTGGCCTACGGGCTCGACAAGAAGAAGGACGAGACGATCGCTGTGTACGACTTCGGCGGCGGCACCTTCGATATTTCCATTCTGGAAGTGGGCGAAGGCGTCATCGAGGTGAAGTCGACGAATGGCGACACGCACCTGGGCGGCGACAACCTGGACCAGCGGATTGTGGACTGGCTTATTGCCGAGTTCAAGCAGGAAGAGGGACTCGACCTGAGCTCGAAGGGCAACGAGATGGCGCTGCAGCGTCTGAAGGACGCCGCGGAAAAGGCCAAGATCGAGCTGTCGACGACCGTCGAGACCGAGATCAATCTGCCGTTTATCACGGCGGACGCGACTGGGCCGAAGCACCTGGTGCGGAAGCTGACGCGCGCGAAGCTGGAGCAGATGGTGCAGGACCTGCTGGAGCGGTCGCTGGAGCCATGCAAGAAGGCGATGGCGGATGCGGGCGTAAAGACGAGCGACATCGACGAGGTTGTGCTCGTCGGCGGTCAGACGCGTATGCCCAAGATCCAGGAGATGGTGAAGACGCTGTTCGGCAAGGAGCCTCATCGTGGCGTGAACCCGGACGAAGTGGTTGCCGTGGGCGCGGCTGTGCAGGCCGGCGTGCTGGCCGGCGAAGTGAAGGATCTGCTTCTGCTGGACGTGACGCCGCTGACGCTGGCGATTGAAACGCTGGGCGGCGTGGCGACTCCGATGATTCCGCGCAACACGACGATTCCGACGAAGAAGACGGAGACGTTCTCGACGGCGGCCGATTCGCAGACCGAGGTTGAGGTTCACGTGCTGCAGGGCGAGCGCCCGATGGCGGGACAGAACCGCACGCTGGGCAAGTTCAAGCTGGCAGGGATTCCTCCGGCGCCGCGCGGCGTGCCGCAGATCGAAGTCACTTTCGACATCGATGCAAACGGCATTCTGAACGTGACGGCGAAGGATAACGCGACGGGCAAGGACACGCGCATCACGATTACTTCCAGCTCGGGTTTGAGCAAGGAAGAGGTGGAGCGCATGGCGAAGGAAGCCGAGTCGCACGCCGCCGAGGACAAGGAGAAGCGCGAAGAGATTGAAGCGCGCAACTCGCTGGACTCGATGGTCTACAACATCGAGAAGATGCTGAAGGAGTCGGGCGACAAGGTGCAGGCTTCCGACAAGGGCGACGTGGAAACGGCGCTCGCTGACGCGAAGAAGGTGCTGGCGGAGAATGCTCCGGCTGCGGAGCTGAAGTCGGCGCTGGAGAAGTTGACGCAGAGCAGCCACAAGCTGGCCGAGGCGATGTACAAGGCTGGTTCTGCACAGGCTGCGGCCGGTGCGGCGCCAGGCGGCGAAGGTCAGAGCGAGCCGCATGCCGAACAGAAGAAGGACGAAGGCATCATCGACGCCGAGTACGTGGACGCGGAAGAGAAGAAGTAG
- a CDS encoding DUF6600 domain-containing protein: MDVVPTSLSRKLRTGWALPAILLLGSAVAFAQDYGQNDQDPPPEAGRLSAINGNVSVQPAGAQDWGQAYANLPLGPGDRIYTDAGSRAEIQVGQTYLRVGPNTDVTLVDATNQAITIGMGSGSLNVHAYGLWQNQQLQVQTPSGTATVYQPTDFRADVYGGQGQDQSQDQQLSAVFTPFNGSVDVAGADGVGATVQAGQSFEMAGTNPVYPQWLQPAGMDDLDQWSRSRDQQVARAQSYQYMSPGMPGGYELDRAGQWQSGTEYGNVWFPNVDQDWAPYRNGHWINREPWGWTWVEDEQWGYAPFHYGRWVNYHNRWGWIPGPREEHPVWSPALVVFAGGMQGGGGDLAAWFPLGPGEAYRPWYRCSPRYVDRVNITNIQPAPRVVVQKTYVNITNVNVTNVTYVNRTMGATAVPREAFAGGRPVRQAAVRVTPQQMQQARVEAKPVVQPTRAAMITRPAAKPVPVKAAPVLINAKGQAVAAKPHAQPQAPPVRQAAAAPRPIPGRQVIAPPPNAKMTPAAQQAAKAHPPAQAGQGQPQNPQGRPEPGNHPQQGNQPVARPGNQPVPQQGARPGNQPVPQQGARPGNQPPNQQPHPMTPPPGAQPGQRPAIPPQTNRPGTQEPSRPDRPGTVPQQRPVPGEPPAARPGEPPAARPGQPPARPATPPQDQSRPERPDMTPQRPGEARPQNPQPGRPMPPPQARPEPQNRAPEPPAQHPVPPPAERTAPPAQRTLPPTEHTTPPPAQRPGPEQRPTPQQQRPAMPGERPGPPPQARPESRPQTPPPQARPQGPPPRQQQPEPRPGTQPDRNHPAPPERDKPKPKPDQNPPQ, translated from the coding sequence ATGGACGTTGTTCCCACTTCTTTAAGCAGGAAACTTCGCACCGGCTGGGCACTGCCGGCGATCCTGCTGCTGGGATCGGCCGTAGCGTTCGCTCAGGACTACGGGCAGAATGATCAGGATCCACCGCCGGAGGCCGGGCGGCTTTCGGCTATTAACGGCAATGTGAGCGTGCAGCCCGCGGGCGCACAGGACTGGGGCCAGGCTTATGCCAACCTTCCGCTAGGGCCGGGCGATCGCATTTACACAGACGCGGGGAGCCGCGCCGAGATCCAGGTGGGGCAGACCTACCTGCGCGTCGGGCCAAATACCGATGTGACGCTGGTGGACGCGACCAATCAGGCGATCACCATAGGAATGGGCTCGGGATCGCTGAATGTGCACGCGTATGGGTTGTGGCAGAACCAACAACTGCAGGTTCAGACCCCCAGCGGAACGGCCACGGTGTATCAGCCCACGGACTTCAGGGCGGACGTGTACGGCGGGCAGGGACAGGACCAGTCGCAGGATCAGCAATTGTCGGCGGTGTTCACGCCGTTCAATGGAAGCGTGGATGTGGCGGGCGCGGATGGCGTGGGTGCGACGGTGCAGGCCGGGCAGTCGTTTGAGATGGCAGGCACGAACCCGGTGTATCCGCAGTGGCTGCAGCCGGCAGGCATGGATGACCTGGACCAGTGGAGCCGATCGCGCGATCAGCAGGTGGCGCGGGCGCAGTCGTATCAGTACATGAGTCCGGGCATGCCGGGCGGATATGAGCTGGATCGGGCGGGTCAGTGGCAGTCGGGGACGGAGTATGGGAATGTTTGGTTCCCGAACGTGGATCAGGACTGGGCGCCTTATCGCAACGGGCACTGGATCAACCGCGAGCCGTGGGGCTGGACGTGGGTGGAAGATGAGCAGTGGGGCTATGCGCCGTTCCACTACGGGCGCTGGGTGAACTACCACAATCGCTGGGGATGGATTCCTGGGCCGCGTGAAGAGCATCCGGTGTGGTCTCCGGCGCTGGTGGTGTTTGCGGGCGGAATGCAGGGCGGAGGCGGCGATCTCGCGGCATGGTTCCCGCTGGGACCGGGCGAGGCGTATCGGCCGTGGTACCGGTGCAGCCCGCGGTATGTGGATCGGGTGAACATCACGAATATTCAGCCTGCGCCGCGGGTAGTGGTGCAGAAGACCTATGTGAATATCACCAACGTGAACGTAACGAATGTGACGTATGTCAACCGCACGATGGGTGCTACGGCAGTTCCGCGCGAAGCGTTTGCCGGGGGGCGGCCGGTGCGGCAGGCGGCGGTTCGCGTGACGCCACAACAGATGCAGCAGGCACGCGTGGAAGCGAAGCCGGTGGTGCAGCCGACGCGGGCAGCCATGATTACGCGCCCGGCGGCGAAGCCGGTTCCAGTGAAGGCGGCTCCAGTGCTGATTAATGCGAAGGGGCAGGCGGTTGCGGCCAAGCCGCATGCGCAACCTCAGGCTCCGCCGGTGCGGCAGGCGGCAGCAGCGCCTCGGCCGATTCCGGGACGGCAGGTGATTGCTCCTCCGCCGAACGCGAAGATGACACCGGCGGCACAGCAGGCGGCGAAGGCTCATCCTCCGGCGCAGGCGGGGCAGGGCCAGCCGCAGAATCCGCAGGGTCGGCCGGAGCCTGGGAATCATCCGCAGCAAGGAAATCAGCCCGTGGCGAGACCGGGGAATCAGCCTGTTCCGCAGCAGGGAGCGAGGCCCGGGAACCAGCCTGTGCCGCAGCAGGGAGCCAGGCCGGGGAATCAGCCTCCGAATCAGCAGCCGCATCCGATGACGCCGCCTCCAGGAGCGCAGCCTGGGCAAAGGCCAGCCATTCCGCCGCAGACGAACCGGCCGGGAACGCAGGAGCCGTCGCGTCCGGATCGGCCGGGAACTGTTCCGCAGCAGCGGCCTGTGCCGGGTGAGCCTCCGGCTGCTCGGCCGGGCGAACCTCCAGCAGCCCGACCTGGACAGCCTCCGGCGCGGCCGGCGACACCGCCGCAGGATCAATCGCGGCCTGAGCGCCCGGACATGACTCCGCAGCGGCCGGGTGAGGCGCGGCCGCAGAATCCGCAGCCGGGACGGCCAATGCCGCCGCCGCAGGCACGGCCGGAGCCGCAGAACCGGGCGCCGGAGCCTCCGGCGCAGCATCCGGTGCCGCCTCCTGCGGAAAGGACGGCGCCTCCGGCTCAGCGGACCTTGCCGCCGACTGAGCATACGACGCCGCCCCCGGCGCAGCGGCCGGGTCCGGAACAGCGGCCGACGCCGCAGCAGCAACGGCCGGCGATGCCAGGGGAGCGGCCCGGTCCGCCTCCGCAGGCGCGGCCGGAAAGCCGACCGCAGACTCCGCCTCCGCAGGCGCGGCCTCAGGGTCCGCCGCCGAGACAGCAGCAGCCGGAGCCCCGGCCGGGTACGCAGCCGGATCGGAACCATCCTGCTCCGCCGGAAAGGGATAAGCCGAAGCCGAAGCCGGACCAGAATCCTCCGCAATAA
- a CDS encoding ComEC/Rec2 family competence protein: MEQGSVRNGTFAEAAVGGVAGVPLFHAAWLFAAGIALTAAVWMQPGTLLISLILLTAACAAAALRAPRMTWIPMALLWVLLGAWCAEMEPHPAPAEPLHGLSDGLLRTVEGTVTSAGPVRGELEPDVNESGAELPSQRVDVRLASIEVVDDASDRLTTVNGTVRLTIRWAEGQTPFTIGCGERIRAAGRLLPPQRYRDPGAWDRAAYLLGQGVTSTATVKAERVERLGVAQRRTGLPFWPCLLSNAQHAAAARLLALPAAMRGWPGPLRISQEDAIMLAAMVTGDRTFLSHGLRVGFERTGSFHMLVVSGLHLAIVAGFIAWIARRLRIPRAPATLLTIAVSFGYALFTGFATPVQRSLWMVSLYLVGRLIYRERSPLNTIGFAVLCLLVASPRSLFEASFQMTLLAVVTIAGIAVPLLKNSVEPYKNATRDLRTVAMDVKLAPRVAEFRVTMRMIAARMRRATGSRWVGARALPWSVRFVLSCVEALVVTLVVELAMTLPMVVYFHRVTLFALPVNLFILPLLLVLMPAALVTLLVALISPAMAAVPGAVTAALLHIGVGLVRLFGSKAWGDLRMPAPVAVQVAGFCALLAMAILLARLQRRGLRRSAWAALIAAAVVAVAPRAIEHPRDALLVEAIDVGQGDSLLIVTPDGKTLLVDGGGFGGGPRMSAPEFDIGEEVVSPALWARGIRHLDAVALSHAHSDHMGGLPAVLRNFHPDELWVGNNPPVAPYEALVSEAAAQHTRVRSLREGDAMTLGAAQVRVMAPLPDYAPGKEPSNNDSLVLRVAYGASSVLLEGDAEAPVERGMLEEAGLESTLLKVGHHGSTSSSKPEFLGRVSPRWAVISCGLRNRYGHPRQEVLEELQAAHVRTAVTDVNGAACFSLDGKTDVRMSGCGR, translated from the coding sequence ATGGAACAGGGCTCAGTCAGGAACGGGACCTTTGCCGAGGCCGCGGTTGGCGGCGTGGCGGGCGTTCCGCTGTTTCATGCAGCGTGGTTGTTTGCCGCAGGGATTGCGCTGACGGCTGCGGTGTGGATGCAGCCGGGAACGCTGCTGATTTCGTTGATCCTTCTTACGGCGGCGTGTGCGGCGGCAGCGCTGCGCGCGCCGCGCATGACGTGGATTCCGATGGCGTTGCTGTGGGTGCTGCTGGGCGCGTGGTGCGCGGAGATGGAGCCGCATCCTGCGCCGGCTGAGCCACTGCATGGGCTGAGCGACGGGTTGTTGCGCACGGTTGAAGGCACGGTGACGAGCGCGGGCCCAGTGCGCGGCGAGCTGGAGCCGGATGTCAATGAATCTGGTGCGGAGCTGCCTTCGCAGCGCGTGGATGTGAGGCTTGCGTCGATTGAAGTGGTGGATGATGCCTCAGACCGCCTGACGACGGTGAATGGAACGGTGCGGCTGACGATTCGATGGGCAGAGGGGCAGACGCCGTTCACGATTGGGTGCGGGGAGCGGATTCGCGCGGCGGGGCGGCTGCTGCCGCCGCAGAGGTATCGCGATCCAGGGGCGTGGGATCGCGCGGCGTATCTGCTGGGCCAGGGCGTGACTTCGACGGCGACGGTGAAGGCGGAGCGCGTGGAGCGGCTGGGTGTTGCGCAACGGCGGACCGGGCTTCCTTTCTGGCCCTGCCTGCTGAGCAACGCGCAGCATGCGGCCGCGGCGCGGCTGCTGGCGCTGCCTGCGGCGATGCGAGGCTGGCCGGGGCCGCTGCGGATTTCGCAGGAAGACGCGATCATGCTGGCGGCGATGGTGACGGGGGATCGCACATTTCTGAGTCACGGATTGCGCGTTGGCTTTGAGCGAACGGGCTCCTTCCACATGCTGGTGGTGAGTGGGCTGCACCTGGCGATTGTGGCCGGATTCATTGCGTGGATTGCGCGGAGGCTGCGCATTCCGCGCGCGCCGGCGACGCTCCTTACGATTGCGGTGTCATTCGGGTATGCGCTGTTTACGGGTTTCGCGACGCCGGTGCAGCGGTCGTTGTGGATGGTGTCGCTTTACCTGGTGGGGCGATTGATTTACCGCGAGCGCAGCCCGCTGAACACGATTGGATTCGCAGTGCTTTGCCTGCTGGTGGCAAGTCCGCGGAGCTTGTTTGAGGCGAGTTTCCAGATGACGCTGCTGGCAGTGGTGACGATCGCGGGGATTGCGGTGCCGCTGCTGAAGAACAGTGTTGAGCCTTATAAAAATGCGACGCGCGATCTGCGGACAGTTGCGATGGATGTGAAGCTTGCGCCGCGCGTGGCGGAGTTCCGCGTGACGATGCGGATGATTGCGGCGCGGATGCGGCGGGCAACGGGGTCGCGATGGGTTGGGGCGAGGGCGCTTCCGTGGAGCGTGCGGTTTGTGTTGAGCTGCGTGGAAGCGCTGGTGGTGACGCTGGTGGTGGAACTGGCGATGACGCTGCCGATGGTGGTGTATTTCCATCGCGTGACGCTGTTTGCGCTGCCGGTGAATCTATTCATTCTGCCGCTGCTGCTGGTGCTGATGCCGGCGGCACTGGTGACGCTGCTGGTCGCGTTGATTTCGCCGGCGATGGCCGCGGTGCCGGGTGCGGTTACGGCGGCTCTGCTGCATATCGGCGTGGGGCTGGTGCGGTTGTTCGGGTCGAAAGCATGGGGTGATCTGCGCATGCCTGCGCCGGTTGCGGTTCAGGTTGCGGGGTTCTGCGCGCTGCTGGCGATGGCGATTCTGCTGGCTCGGTTGCAGCGGAGAGGTCTGAGGCGGTCGGCGTGGGCTGCGCTGATTGCAGCGGCTGTCGTGGCGGTCGCGCCGCGGGCGATTGAACATCCGCGCGATGCGCTGCTGGTGGAGGCGATTGATGTGGGGCAGGGGGATTCGCTGCTGATTGTGACGCCGGATGGGAAGACGCTGCTGGTGGATGGCGGCGGCTTCGGCGGAGGGCCGCGGATGAGCGCACCGGAGTTCGACATTGGCGAGGAGGTGGTGTCGCCGGCGCTGTGGGCGCGGGGGATTCGGCACCTGGACGCGGTGGCGCTGAGCCACGCGCACTCCGATCACATGGGCGGATTGCCGGCGGTGCTCCGCAATTTCCATCCCGATGAGCTGTGGGTGGGGAACAATCCGCCAGTCGCGCCGTATGAGGCGCTGGTGAGCGAGGCTGCCGCGCAGCACACGCGTGTGCGGTCGCTGCGAGAGGGGGATGCGATGACGCTGGGTGCGGCGCAGGTGCGCGTGATGGCGCCGCTGCCGGATTACGCGCCCGGCAAAGAGCCGTCGAATAACGACTCGTTGGTGCTGCGCGTGGCGTATGGGGCGAGCTCAGTGCTGCTGGAGGGGGACGCGGAGGCGCCAGTGGAGCGCGGGATGCTGGAGGAGGCTGGATTGGAGAGCACGCTGCTGAAGGTGGGACATCATGGGAGCACGTCGTCGTCGAAGCCGGAGTTTCTGGGGCGGGTCAGTCCGCGGTGGGCGGTGATCTCGTGCGGGCTGCGGAATCGGTATGGGCATCCGCGACAAGAGGTGCTGGAGGAATTGCAGGCGGCGCATGTGCGCACGGCGGTTACGGATGTGAATGGGGCGGCGTGTTTTTCGCTGGATGGCAAGACGGATGTGCGGATGAGCGGATGCGGGAGGTAG
- a CDS encoding type II toxin-antitoxin system RelE/ParE family toxin produces MIQTFADTETEALFRTGKSRQWKNIARTAVRRLQALDFASAMEDLKNPPGNRLERLKGDRKGQWSIRINEQFRICFRWDGKDAWDVEIVDYH; encoded by the coding sequence ATGATCCAGACGTTCGCGGATACCGAAACCGAGGCCCTCTTCCGAACGGGAAAAAGCCGGCAATGGAAGAACATCGCACGAACGGCGGTGCGTCGGCTGCAAGCGCTTGACTTTGCGAGTGCGATGGAGGACTTGAAGAACCCTCCGGGAAATCGGCTCGAACGGCTGAAAGGCGACCGGAAAGGTCAATGGAGCATTCGAATCAACGAGCAGTTCCGAATTTGCTTCCGGTGGGATGGCAAGGACGCCTGGGATGTTGAGATCGTGGATTATCACTGA
- a CDS encoding DHA2 family efflux MFS transporter permease subunit translates to MPSVTQCEPAHTALRRPRLGTLYVKEVSWVVPPAMTTSALQPDQPLGRTIVSPALQRYPLTQGVNPWLVTVSVMLPTFMEVLDTAIASVALPYIAGSLSASNSEATWVLTSYLVANAVILPASNWFARRFGRKNFLLFCVVVFTIASFFCGAAPSLAVILLARVLQGAGGGALQPLSQSILLESFPLEKRSQAMAAYGLGIVVAPVLGPTLGGWLTDTFSWRYAFYINIPVGILAVIMISRFIHDPPYIKNAKVGPFDNIGFGLLMVWTGCLQIVLDKGQEDDWFGAVWVRWAVAALIFSFIGWVWRSWFHHRGLVDLHILKDRNFRTGCFLIALLGMCIYITIAILPLYYQEILGYTAFSAGLVVGPRGVGSFIGSPIIGFLGSRIDPRKLLSVGFIGFGICSLIFGTVNLSIGPTTLLWPIVLTGFALSFVFVPLATMTTSTVPREEMGNATGLFNMLRNIGGSIGIAMASTALIRRAAFYQTEIGAHLSPSDPALQHRATMIGGYLSHQLGRGAARPGAFGLMYGELMQQSALRAYVDIFRWTALLAFFCAGAVWLFKKPAKHLAPPPGAH, encoded by the coding sequence ATGCCGTCCGTCACACAATGTGAGCCAGCTCACACTGCGCTCCGCCGTCCCCGCCTCGGCACCCTCTATGTGAAAGAAGTAAGCTGGGTAGTTCCACCCGCCATGACCACCTCGGCCCTTCAACCCGACCAGCCCCTCGGCCGCACCATCGTTTCCCCCGCCCTGCAGCGCTACCCGCTCACCCAGGGTGTAAACCCCTGGCTGGTCACCGTCTCGGTCATGCTCCCCACCTTCATGGAGGTGCTCGACACCGCCATCGCCTCCGTCGCCCTCCCCTACATCGCCGGCAGCCTCTCCGCCTCCAACTCCGAAGCCACCTGGGTCCTCACCAGCTACCTCGTCGCCAACGCCGTCATCCTCCCGGCGTCCAACTGGTTCGCCCGCCGCTTCGGACGCAAGAACTTCCTGCTCTTCTGCGTCGTGGTCTTCACCATCGCTAGCTTCTTCTGCGGAGCGGCCCCGTCCCTCGCCGTCATCCTGCTGGCGCGCGTGCTTCAGGGCGCAGGCGGCGGAGCCCTCCAGCCCCTCTCGCAGTCCATCCTGCTTGAAAGCTTCCCCCTCGAGAAGCGCTCCCAGGCGATGGCGGCCTACGGCCTCGGCATCGTCGTCGCGCCGGTGCTGGGCCCCACCCTCGGCGGCTGGCTTACCGACACCTTCAGTTGGCGCTACGCCTTCTACATCAACATCCCCGTCGGCATCCTCGCCGTCATCATGATCAGCCGCTTCATCCACGACCCGCCCTACATCAAGAACGCCAAGGTCGGCCCCTTCGACAACATCGGCTTCGGCCTGCTCATGGTCTGGACCGGCTGCCTCCAGATCGTCCTCGACAAAGGCCAGGAAGACGACTGGTTTGGCGCAGTGTGGGTACGCTGGGCCGTCGCCGCGCTCATCTTCTCCTTCATCGGATGGGTCTGGCGATCGTGGTTCCACCATCGCGGCCTCGTCGACCTGCACATCCTCAAAGACCGCAACTTCCGCACCGGCTGCTTCCTCATTGCGCTGCTGGGCATGTGCATCTACATCACCATCGCCATCCTGCCGCTCTACTACCAGGAGATCCTCGGCTACACCGCCTTCTCCGCCGGACTCGTCGTCGGCCCCCGCGGCGTCGGCTCCTTCATCGGATCGCCCATCATCGGCTTCCTCGGCTCGCGCATCGACCCCCGCAAGCTGCTCAGCGTCGGCTTCATCGGATTCGGCATCTGCTCTCTGATCTTCGGAACCGTGAATCTCAGCATCGGACCCACCACGCTCCTGTGGCCCATCGTGCTTACGGGCTTCGCGCTCAGTTTCGTATTCGTGCCGCTGGCCACGATGACCACCTCCACCGTCCCGCGCGAGGAGATGGGCAACGCCACCGGCCTGTTCAACATGCTCCGCAACATCGGCGGATCCATCGGGATCGCCATGGCCTCCACCGCGCTCATCCGCCGCGCCGCCTTCTACCAGACCGAGATCGGCGCGCACCTCTCGCCGTCCGATCCCGCCCTCCAGCACCGCGCCACCATGATCGGCGGCTATCTCTCCCACCAGCTCGGCCGCGGAGCCGCCCGCCCCGGCGCCTTCGGCCTCATGTACGGTGAGCTCATGCAGCAGTCCGCCCTCCGCGCCTACGTCGACATCTTCCGCTGGACCGCCCTGCTCGCCTTCTTCTGCGCCGGCGCCGTCTGGCTATTCAAGAAACCCGCCAAGCACCTAGCCCCACCCCCCGGCGCGCACTAG
- a CDS encoding DUF4136 domain-containing protein, giving the protein MQRMRRTFLAVAGLVLSMSVMGIAQDVKTNSMPGTDFSKYHTYKWVAIEGASHPDQIVDAQIKQSVDAQMAAKGLTKASGDTADLFVGYQIAVDQEKQWNAYGMGGGLRWGGMANATSSTISVGTLVLDMYDPGTKQLVWTGTATKTLDASSKQDKNQKNLDKAMEKLLKDYPPKA; this is encoded by the coding sequence ATGCAAAGGATGAGACGCACATTTTTGGCGGTCGCAGGGCTGGTTCTCTCAATGAGCGTGATGGGAATTGCGCAGGACGTAAAGACCAACTCCATGCCTGGCACCGACTTCTCGAAATATCACACCTACAAATGGGTCGCCATTGAGGGCGCATCGCACCCCGACCAGATCGTGGATGCCCAGATCAAGCAGTCGGTGGATGCGCAAATGGCTGCGAAGGGCCTGACGAAGGCGAGCGGCGACACTGCCGATCTGTTTGTCGGGTACCAGATCGCGGTTGACCAGGAGAAGCAGTGGAACGCGTACGGAATGGGTGGAGGGCTCCGGTGGGGCGGAATGGCGAACGCCACGAGCTCCACGATCAGTGTGGGAACGCTGGTTCTCGATATGTATGACCCGGGAACCAAGCAACTGGTCTGGACCGGCACCGCGACGAAGACCCTCGATGCGAGTTCCAAACAGGACAAGAACCAGAAGAACCTGGACAAGGCGATGGAGAAGCTGCTCAAGGATTACCCGCCCAAAGCTTAG